The proteins below come from a single Desulfobacteraceae bacterium genomic window:
- the lptE gene encoding LPS assembly lipoprotein LptE: MMSKSLWALLAGVMIAGCGYGFQGAGSLPEDAQSVFVQLLANRTSETGIENVFTGALIEELTRNQQAAGEDRADTVLSGEIVSVSTDTISRTGATTSVERRVRATLNLELTDRSGVVIWKVRNISGNAAFPVDSDSKAITDQNRREALTQLAQRMAETVYSRMTDDF, encoded by the coding sequence ATGATGTCAAAAAGCCTCTGGGCCCTGCTGGCGGGCGTGATGATCGCGGGCTGCGGCTACGGCTTTCAGGGAGCGGGCAGCCTGCCGGAGGACGCGCAGAGCGTTTTTGTCCAGCTGCTCGCCAATCGGACTTCCGAAACGGGCATTGAAAACGTTTTTACCGGCGCCCTGATCGAAGAGCTGACCCGCAATCAGCAGGCCGCGGGCGAGGACCGGGCGGATACGGTCCTGAGCGGCGAAATCGTGTCGGTGAGCACCGACACCATCTCCCGCACCGGTGCCACCACGTCGGTAGAACGCCGGGTGCGGGCGACGCTGAACCTGGAGCTGACCGACCGTTCCGGGGTGGTGATCTGGAAGGTGCGCAACATTTCAGGCAACGCGGCCTTTCCGGTCGATTCCGACAGCAAGGCGATCACGGATCAGAACCGGCGGGAGGCATTGACCCAACTGGCCCAGCGGATGGCGGAAACCGTCTACAGCCGCATGACCGACGACTTTTGA